From one Treponema denticola genomic stretch:
- a CDS encoding YfbM family protein, with protein MGMIANYQLISDRDLKKLMTEKDIADFTEELQEAEDCILFDMDKMWDVLHFVLTGVSAGKPIEGNPLSEAIVGVNSFEECEDFIGYTKKETIPLIVKKLNETDIDSLLENFSMQKCKENKLYPNIWDYEDEKEEIIDELKCAFAGLKDFYNEAAQAGQNVLVSIY; from the coding sequence ATGGGAATGATTGCAAACTATCAACTCATAAGTGATAGGGACTTAAAAAAACTTATGACCGAAAAAGACATTGCGGATTTTACGGAAGAACTTCAAGAAGCCGAAGACTGTATTTTATTCGACATGGATAAAATGTGGGACGTTTTACATTTTGTACTTACCGGTGTTTCAGCAGGAAAGCCGATAGAGGGTAACCCGCTCAGTGAAGCAATTGTCGGAGTAAATTCTTTCGAAGAATGCGAAGATTTTATCGGATATACAAAAAAGGAAACCATACCATTAATCGTGAAAAAATTAAATGAAACCGATATTGATTCTCTTTTGGAAAACTTCAGTATGCAAAAATGTAAGGAAAATAAATTGTATCCGAATATCTGGGATTATGAAGATGAAAAAGAAGAAATTATAGATGAACTTAAATGTGCATTTGCCGGACTTAAAGATTTTTATAACGAAGCAGCCCAAGCAGGTCAAAATGTTTTGGTTTCCATTTATTAA
- a CDS encoding leucine-rich repeat domain-containing protein — protein sequence MKHLSKKTRAAALITAAVLALVALFGMTGCPNNAGGSGSGSGNSGGGGGGNSGGGGGTPTPVYTQVAYGTNGADLQAWLQNTASATDLNYIELTGVPNTVPGTAATNGKAGRLGEIIKESGKRVALKLPANVTEIDDRAFLGCTRLESIDLSACTSLTAIKLAAFTGCTSLKAVQLPQSLTTIDNFVFKSCTALKEVELPQSLTVIGTDAFKGCSIETLVIHCDIKGTIIENFTKKDEVNKNVKKLTLGKGVTVIGNDAFYIIGYSKLAAVDFSACTALTEIGENAFAYSNLTNVNLSACIKLTEIGKSAFSNCTDLTNVDLSGCTALTTIGEEAFNSCYEATVKLPTGITAIGHWAFGENDEDFLCKNVLIPRSHAATIKHLVIASDYPEDRIREY from the coding sequence ATGAAACATCTAAGTAAGAAGACGAGAGCCGCGGCGCTCATCACAGCCGCAGTTTTAGCGCTTGTTGCGCTATTTGGAATGACCGGCTGTCCGAACAACGCGGGCGGAAGCGGTTCAGGAAGCGGTAACTCCGGCGGCGGAGGCGGAGGCAACAGCGGCGGCGGAGGAGGAACGCCCACACCTGTCTACACACAGGTTGCCTACGGCACAAACGGAGCGGACTTACAAGCCTGGCTTCAAAACACCGCTTCAGCGACGGACTTAAACTACATCGAACTGACCGGCGTACCGAATACAGTCCCCGGAACCGCTGCCACAAACGGAAAAGCCGGCCGCTTGGGAGAGATAATCAAAGAGAGCGGTAAAAGGGTTGCCCTTAAACTGCCTGCAAATGTTACCGAAATAGATGATAGGGCATTTCTGGGCTGTACGCGCTTGGAAAGTATAGACCTGTCCGCCTGCACTTCTCTTACCGCAATAAAGCTGGCGGCTTTTACAGGCTGTACATCCTTAAAAGCGGTGCAGCTGCCCCAGAGCCTTACCACGATAGATAATTTCGTTTTTAAAAGCTGTACGGCCTTAAAAGAGGTAGAGCTGCCTCAAAGCCTTACCGTGATAGGAACTGATGCTTTTAAGGGCTGCTCTATTGAAACGCTGGTTATACACTGCGATATCAAAGGTACGATTATCGAAAATTTTACGAAAAAGGATGAGGTAAATAAGAACGTAAAAAAGCTGACTCTCGGAAAAGGCGTTACTGTGATAGGTAATGACGCTTTTTATATTATTGGATACTCCAAGCTTGCAGCCGTCGACTTTTCCGCCTGTACCGCTCTTACCGAAATAGGCGAAAATGCTTTTGCCTACTCTAACTTAACGAATGTGAATCTGTCCGCCTGTATCAAGCTTACCGAAATAGGTAAGAGTGCTTTTTCCAACTGCACTGACTTAACGAATGTTGACCTGTCCGGCTGTACCGCTCTTACCACAATAGGAGAGGAAGCTTTCAACAGCTGTTATGAGGCAACGGTTAAATTGCCGACCGGTATAACTGCAATAGGACACTGGGCTTTCGGTGAAAACGACGAGGACTTTTTGTGCAAAAACGTTCTCATTCCGCGCTCTCATGCTGCAACCATAAAGCACCTTGTAATAGCTTCGGATTATCCTGAAGACAGGATAAGAGAGTATTAG
- a CDS encoding DUF6966 domain-containing protein — translation MDERIVKQFPDFLRENDRYYIYALQALKQLFTETSCTWRKWIEIDIEEYLSTGSVEHHLGAYGGMGSINDIWICKVNNHTINDEAEPWANELMEYLKCLSYGIANIIKAGKKINIEKIFTESRSRKILTGIQCEACGFPQIHKRETDSYLASLLLPNMVKEAVLQNKTEELIAACLIPDIPNLVEERERIIKLAEQSGIGFSVSKNSCCKKCGGDTRIRYWKLDGNIFKPS, via the coding sequence ATGGACGAGCGTATTGTGAAACAATTTCCGGATTTTCTAAGAGAAAATGATAGATACTATATTTATGCATTGCAAGCTTTAAAACAATTGTTTACCGAAACATCCTGTACTTGGCGAAAATGGATTGAAATCGATATTGAAGAATACTTAAGCACAGGCAGCGTTGAGCATCATCTTGGGGCTTACGGAGGAATGGGCAGTATAAATGATATTTGGATTTGCAAGGTAAATAATCATACTATAAACGACGAGGCTGAACCATGGGCAAATGAGTTGATGGAATATCTTAAATGCCTTTCTTACGGAATTGCAAATATAATAAAAGCAGGGAAAAAAATCAATATTGAAAAAATATTCACAGAAAGCCGGTCACGGAAAATCTTAACCGGCATTCAGTGTGAGGCTTGCGGTTTTCCACAAATACACAAAAGAGAAACGGATTCATATTTGGCTTCACTTCTTTTACCTAACATGGTAAAAGAGGCTGTTTTACAAAACAAAACGGAAGAATTGATTGCCGCTTGTCTCATACCGGATATTCCGAACTTGGTTGAAGAAAGAGAGCGGATTATAAAACTTGCAGAACAAAGCGGAATCGGCTTTTCGGTATCTAAAAATTCTTGCTGCAAAAAATGCGGCGGCGATACAAGAATTAGATATTGGAAATTAGACGGTAATATTTTTAAACCGTCTTAA
- a CDS encoding RNA-binding domain-containing protein: MNKYIESEKIELKEKYRETIVKEIVSFLNGDGGTIFVGVKDNGIVVGVNKSDEVLRKISDIITSQIEPNPQDEIKSEIKFDDEKPIIVIHINKGKNHIYCQKKYGFSSTGCSIRIGTTCKEMTPEQIKIRYEQKFIDREYMIKKKSNSKELSFRELKIYYSEKGYHLEDKTFESNLNLRNEIGEYNLLAELLSDKNNIPFIFVKFQGKNKASISERSDYGYGCLLTTYSKIKNRLQAENICISNTTVRPRKDTYLFDYDCVNEAILNALVHNDWLVTEPQISMYNDRLEILSHGGLPNGLTKKQFFEGISKPRNATLMRIFLTMGLTEHTGHGIPTIVEKYGKKVFEIESNYIRCIIPFEKEVTAVLTNKNVGLNVGLNVGLNVGLNVGLNKTEKRVIELLIEKPSYTSADLAEKIEVSKRTIERTFKTLQEKNIIERIGSKRDGKWIVVK, encoded by the coding sequence ATGAATAAATACATTGAATCGGAAAAAATAGAGTTAAAAGAAAAATATAGGGAAACGATTGTAAAAGAAATAGTATCTTTTCTTAATGGAGACGGCGGGACAATTTTTGTTGGAGTGAAAGATAATGGTATTGTAGTTGGTGTAAATAAAAGTGATGAAGTGCTTAGGAAAATATCCGATATTATTACATCACAAATAGAGCCGAATCCGCAAGACGAAATAAAATCAGAGATAAAATTTGATGATGAAAAACCAATCATTGTAATTCACATTAATAAAGGCAAAAACCATATTTATTGCCAAAAGAAGTATGGGTTTTCTTCTACCGGATGTTCGATAAGGATAGGAACAACTTGCAAAGAAATGACTCCGGAACAGATAAAAATAAGATATGAACAGAAATTTATTGATAGAGAATACATGATTAAGAAAAAATCAAATTCAAAAGAATTATCTTTTAGGGAGCTCAAAATATACTATTCTGAAAAAGGTTATCATCTGGAAGATAAGACCTTTGAAAGTAATTTGAACTTACGGAATGAAATCGGAGAATACAATTTATTAGCTGAACTATTATCGGATAAAAATAATATCCCTTTTATATTTGTAAAATTTCAAGGGAAAAACAAAGCTTCAATTTCTGAAAGAAGCGACTATGGCTATGGCTGCCTTTTAACAACTTATAGCAAAATAAAAAATAGATTACAAGCTGAAAATATCTGTATTTCAAATACAACAGTTAGACCTAGAAAAGATACCTATTTATTTGATTATGACTGTGTAAATGAGGCCATATTAAATGCTCTAGTTCATAATGATTGGCTGGTTACCGAACCGCAAATATCTATGTATAACGACAGACTTGAAATATTGTCACACGGAGGTCTTCCAAACGGCTTAACTAAGAAACAATTTTTCGAGGGTATCAGTAAACCGAGAAATGCAACATTGATGAGAATTTTTCTAACTATGGGTCTGACAGAACATACGGGGCATGGAATCCCGACAATTGTCGAGAAGTATGGAAAAAAAGTCTTTGAAATTGAAAGTAACTATATCCGCTGCATAATTCCATTTGAAAAAGAAGTTACGGCTGTGTTGACAAATAAAAATGTCGGTTTGAATGTCGGTTTGAATGTCGGTTTGAATGTCGGTTTGAATGTCGGTTTGAATAAAACAGAGAAAAGAGTAATTGAACTGTTAATAGAAAAACCAAGCTATACTTCCGCTGATCTTGCAGAAAAAATAGAAGTTTCCAAAAGAACAATTGAAAGGACTTTTAAAACTTTACAAGAAAAAAACATAATAGAAAGGATCGGGTCAAAACGTGACGGAAAATGGATTGTAGTAAAATAA
- a CDS encoding ankyrin repeat domain-containing protein, with protein MITIGNIGRFESIPQILNDVLNENISALEEHLLNGWKINTAIKVGKYTELSPLDFALIMEKFQSIKWLTEKGANLNAKEHPSFLLAVRYCNKEVIRFLVSHGAKIDVTNNVGSEAFLEAYYGKRFDNFSIIQELGHTAAKYGGQLLRHAVSDHNYKILEFLIEHGADINYNKSDMVYSNQPTPLCVAARYVDLEMCKFLVKHGADLTIAEKDGMRPYSIALEKGDEEMAEYFKSLEPPEFHQTQNKLDELKPYKLPKKIIEFLTGENLHFDLADSDFEYIEFFKLIDTIPFNFGRQKLLRLSRSLGDYSHIYIVWNPKTKKIASYDMEHEELIDLAGFDDFIEDMTKYMNLIFTLDNL; from the coding sequence ATGATAACAATCGGAAACATCGGAAGATTTGAATCTATACCGCAAATTTTAAATGATGTACTAAATGAAAATATTTCTGCATTGGAAGAACATCTATTAAACGGGTGGAAGATTAATACAGCAATCAAAGTCGGCAAATACACCGAGCTCTCTCCTTTGGATTTTGCATTGATAATGGAAAAATTTCAATCTATAAAATGGCTGACGGAAAAAGGAGCAAACCTTAATGCAAAGGAGCATCCAAGTTTTCTTCTCGCAGTGAGATATTGTAATAAAGAGGTAATAAGGTTTCTTGTTTCCCATGGTGCAAAGATAGATGTAACGAACAACGTAGGTTCGGAAGCTTTTTTAGAAGCGTACTATGGTAAACGCTTTGACAATTTTTCGATTATACAAGAACTTGGGCATACCGCGGCTAAATACGGCGGACAGCTTTTGCGTCACGCGGTTTCTGATCATAATTATAAAATTCTAGAATTTCTAATTGAACACGGAGCAGATATTAATTACAATAAGTCTGACATGGTATATTCCAATCAACCGACTCCATTGTGTGTAGCTGCAAGATATGTTGATTTGGAAATGTGTAAATTTTTAGTAAAGCATGGAGCGGACCTTACGATCGCCGAAAAAGATGGAATGCGTCCATATAGCATAGCCTTGGAAAAAGGCGATGAGGAAATGGCGGAATATTTTAAATCATTAGAACCTCCTGAGTTTCATCAAACGCAAAATAAATTGGATGAATTAAAACCGTATAAATTGCCAAAGAAAATAATTGAATTTTTAACCGGTGAAAACCTACACTTCGATTTAGCGGATTCCGACTTTGAATATATTGAGTTCTTCAAACTGATCGATACTATTCCATTTAACTTCGGCAGACAAAAATTATTAAGACTCTCCCGCTCTCTCGGAGATTACAGTCATATTTATATTGTCTGGAATCCGAAAACAAAAAAGATTGCAAGCTATGATATGGAACATGAAGAGCTCATCGATTTGGCAGGCTTTGATGATTTTATAGAAGATATGACAAAGTATATGAATCTAATTTTTACACTAGACAATTTATAA
- the gatB gene encoding Asp-tRNA(Asn)/Glu-tRNA(Gln) amidotransferase subunit GatB, which produces MLKHGNLEYEIIIGCEIHCQLLTKTKAFCSCENRYGGIPNTRVCPCCLGLPGALPRVSKEYVEFGIKAGHALGCRINNFSKFDRKHYFYPDLVKGYQITQFYTPLCEEGEVEVNLASQNEEPKFKKIRIERIHLEEDVGKSLHIEGSHSYIDFNRSGVPLIEIVSKPDMSTPDEAAKYMQTIREILKFIGVTDGNMEEGALRCDANVNLKIIDNGVEFRTPISEIKNMNSFKAVKDACTYEVSRQLEEYNSKDRIAFKTGFKRTMGWDEPSGQTVVQRTKTIAEDYRFMPEPDLRALELSDKFIKEVSDSVGELPEAKRLRFKKEYHLSEFDVQTLTSEKELAEWFEEAAKKSSSPKKCANWILAEVLAVLNETNSSLSDLKFGPEAIAELVNVIEEGKITSKQAKDVFAEMIACGKKPSAVIAEKGMEQVSDSSFIEKIVEEVFAENAEAVQDWKNGKTNVAGWLMGQVMKKSGGKANPKQAADLVNKRLTE; this is translated from the coding sequence ATGCTTAAACACGGCAATTTAGAATACGAAATAATTATAGGCTGCGAAATACACTGCCAGCTTTTAACAAAGACAAAGGCTTTTTGTTCTTGCGAAAACCGTTACGGCGGAATTCCAAATACGAGGGTCTGTCCCTGCTGTCTGGGTCTGCCCGGAGCTCTTCCCAGAGTAAGCAAGGAATATGTAGAATTCGGAATTAAGGCTGGACATGCCCTCGGCTGCCGGATAAATAATTTTTCCAAATTCGACAGAAAGCATTATTTTTATCCCGACCTTGTAAAGGGCTATCAGATAACTCAATTTTACACACCTCTATGCGAAGAAGGTGAAGTCGAGGTGAACCTTGCTTCTCAAAATGAAGAGCCGAAATTCAAAAAGATAAGAATTGAGAGAATCCATTTGGAAGAAGATGTAGGCAAAAGTCTTCACATAGAAGGCTCGCACAGTTATATTGACTTTAACCGCTCAGGCGTTCCTCTAATAGAAATTGTTTCAAAGCCGGATATGTCTACGCCCGATGAGGCTGCGAAATATATGCAGACAATCAGAGAGATTTTAAAATTTATCGGCGTTACCGACGGAAACATGGAAGAAGGAGCCCTGCGCTGCGATGCAAATGTCAATCTAAAAATCATCGACAACGGTGTAGAATTTAGAACTCCTATTTCCGAAATAAAAAATATGAACTCCTTTAAGGCTGTAAAGGATGCCTGCACCTATGAGGTTTCCCGTCAACTGGAAGAATACAACAGCAAAGACCGCATCGCTTTTAAGACGGGCTTTAAACGCACCATGGGCTGGGATGAACCTTCGGGACAGACCGTAGTACAACGTACAAAAACAATAGCGGAAGATTACCGCTTTATGCCCGAACCGGATTTAAGAGCCTTGGAGTTGAGCGATAAGTTTATCAAAGAGGTAAGTGATTCGGTCGGAGAATTACCGGAAGCAAAACGGCTCCGTTTTAAAAAAGAATATCACTTGTCGGAATTCGATGTTCAAACCCTAACCTCTGAAAAAGAGCTGGCAGAATGGTTTGAAGAGGCGGCTAAAAAATCTTCTTCTCCAAAAAAATGTGCCAACTGGATATTGGCAGAAGTACTGGCTGTTTTAAACGAAACAAACTCTTCTCTTTCGGATTTAAAATTCGGGCCTGAGGCTATAGCCGAGCTTGTAAATGTTATTGAAGAAGGAAAGATAACAAGCAAGCAGGCCAAAGATGTTTTTGCCGAGATGATAGCTTGCGGTAAAAAGCCTTCTGCCGTAATAGCCGAAAAAGGCATGGAACAGGTAAGCGATTCTTCCTTTATCGAAAAAATTGTAGAAGAAGTTTTTGCCGAAAATGCTGAAGCTGTCCAAGATTGGAAAAACGGAAAGACCAATGTTGCAGGCTGGCTTATGGGTCAGGTTATGAAAAAATCAGGCGGCAAGGCCAACCCAAAACAAGCGGCTGACCTTGTAAACAAAAGACTGACAGAGTAA
- a CDS encoding DUF4304 domain-containing protein, producing MKPRELCEKAWQEIARNFPDFKVLGKGKTLRKIANNKDIIFEIYFQANRYNCESSVEFIPHINIYSKAIKKAGITGEGIIYGGELSSLAGRKAGAWWQLAGASYKDTVTQITGLLHKHIMPLFADFEDTNKNIERILNGSLKGYALLYYIYYFGGKEPAERYFNKVIKEDNLKKKYISFYNSLKEIPKENIDLHFEDFYGASLIKFAYLHGLEIIQ from the coding sequence ATGAAACCAAGAGAACTTTGCGAAAAAGCATGGCAAGAAATAGCACGCAATTTCCCCGACTTTAAAGTGTTAGGTAAAGGAAAGACTTTACGAAAAATTGCAAATAACAAAGACATTATTTTTGAAATATATTTTCAAGCCAATAGATACAACTGTGAATCTAGTGTTGAGTTTATCCCGCATATCAACATTTATTCAAAGGCTATAAAAAAAGCAGGCATAACCGGTGAAGGAATTATTTACGGCGGAGAGCTTAGTTCTTTAGCCGGAAGAAAAGCGGGCGCTTGGTGGCAGTTGGCCGGTGCAAGCTATAAAGATACCGTAACGCAAATTACGGGATTATTACATAAACACATTATGCCTTTATTTGCAGACTTTGAAGATACAAATAAAAATATTGAAAGAATTTTAAACGGCTCATTAAAAGGGTATGCTTTGCTCTACTATATCTACTATTTTGGCGGCAAAGAGCCGGCTGAAAGATATTTTAATAAAGTCATCAAAGAAGATAACTTAAAGAAAAAATATATTTCGTTTTATAACTCATTAAAAGAAATCCCAAAAGAAAATATCGATTTACATTTTGAGGACTTTTACGGCGCAAGTTTAATTAAATTTGCATATTTACATGGTTTAGAAATTATTCAATAA
- a CDS encoding ATP-binding protein has translation MKEYRVRIVDDMLKDKLESKGAVVIEGPKWCGKTTTAMQVAGSILRMDEPSKRETNIQMSEIDPGRLLKGKTPRLIDEWQIAPKLWDAARYEVDTRGEEGQFILTGSAVPIESREITHSGTGRFTWLMMRPMSLFESGDSTGEVSLNQLFENPNVIDGMNNLSIEKLAFLICRGGWPHAVGMKEKPALLQAEDYYEAVIKSDINRADGVSKNPERVKRLMRSFARNQGTQISNTMLRDDIISNDTESLNEDTIASYINALKNIFVVEDMPAWNPNLRSKTSIRSSDTRYYVDPSIAVAALGIGPKDLTNDLNTMGLLFETLCVRDLRVYAESIGGNVLHYRDKSGLECDTVIHLKNGRYGLAEIKLGGQKFIEDAAENLKSLSNKIDTSKMPAPSFLMIVIGIGEFAYKREDGIFIVPIGCLKN, from the coding sequence ATGAAAGAATATAGAGTCCGCATAGTAGACGATATGTTAAAAGATAAACTTGAGTCAAAAGGAGCTGTTGTTATTGAAGGCCCTAAATGGTGCGGAAAAACCACAACAGCAATGCAAGTCGCAGGCAGTATATTGAGAATGGATGAACCAAGCAAAAGAGAAACAAATATCCAAATGTCTGAAATAGACCCCGGAAGATTGCTAAAAGGTAAGACCCCAAGACTTATTGACGAATGGCAGATAGCACCAAAGCTATGGGATGCAGCAAGATATGAGGTTGATACAAGAGGTGAAGAAGGACAATTTATACTTACAGGTTCGGCAGTACCGATAGAATCAAGGGAAATAACTCATTCAGGAACAGGACGCTTTACATGGTTAATGATGAGACCCATGTCTTTATTTGAATCAGGAGATTCAACAGGAGAAGTAAGCTTGAATCAACTTTTTGAAAATCCTAATGTGATAGACGGTATGAATAATTTAAGTATAGAAAAATTGGCTTTTTTAATTTGCAGAGGCGGGTGGCCTCATGCCGTTGGAATGAAGGAAAAACCTGCATTACTCCAAGCTGAAGATTACTATGAAGCAGTCATAAAATCCGATATTAATAGAGCTGATGGTGTGAGTAAAAATCCGGAAAGAGTAAAAAGATTGATGAGGTCTTTTGCAAGAAATCAAGGAACACAAATTTCCAACACTATGCTGAGGGATGATATAATTTCAAATGATACGGAATCTTTAAATGAAGACACTATTGCATCCTATATTAACGCACTAAAAAATATTTTTGTGGTCGAAGATATGCCTGCGTGGAATCCTAATTTAAGATCAAAAACATCAATCAGATCTTCCGATACAAGATACTATGTAGATCCTTCAATAGCGGTAGCCGCTCTTGGAATTGGGCCGAAAGATTTGACTAATGATTTAAACACAATGGGGCTGCTATTTGAAACGCTGTGTGTAAGAGATCTTCGAGTATATGCAGAAAGTATTGGAGGTAATGTTTTACATTATAGGGATAAATCAGGTTTGGAATGTGATACGGTAATTCATCTAAAAAATGGCAGATATGGTTTAGCAGAAATTAAACTGGGCGGCCAAAAATTTATTGAAGATGCAGCGGAAAACTTAAAATCGTTGTCGAATAAAATCGATACATCAAAAATGCCTGCTCCTTCTTTTTTGATGATAGTTATTGGAATAGGAGAGTTTGCATATAAACGAGAAGATGGTATTTTTATAGTGCCTATAGGATGTTTGAAAAATTAA
- the gatA gene encoding Asp-tRNA(Asn)/Glu-tRNA(Gln) amidotransferase subunit GatA, giving the protein MITDLTFTQLRGKLKNKELSSLQILKAFKDEYEKDLKHPLPLNGFIEFFEDAEENAKKADELIAQGVSFDEKPLLGLPIAVKDNISMAGKLCTCCSRSLQGYYAPYNATVIDRLLEAGAVLMGRINMDELAMGSSTEFSCYGPSRNPVDRARTPGGSSGGSAAVVAGNQAPFSLGTETGGSVRLPASYCGIYGLKPTYGLFSRYGVVAFSSSLDQVGLFGKEAADIALGLAVMAGKDEKDETSEEADFSSLLKLSAYSKEEIASLKIAIPKEFLNTQGLDPEVKQVFDELCAWLTKNGANLEEVSIPVLEASIPTYYTLAISEAASNLSRIDGIRFGLRKDTGKGNDELYIQTRSEGFGPEVKRRIITGNYVLSKEFSGDCYEKSLNVRAKIAQGVNEVLQKYDFIICPTAPAPAFKLNEKVDDPIAMYLSDLFTTFVNLARIPSLSVPAGKTKAGLPVGIQFCGKKFSEDRILKLAKAWEEQNA; this is encoded by the coding sequence ATGATAACTGATTTGACATTTACACAGCTGCGCGGCAAATTAAAAAATAAAGAACTTTCTTCCCTTCAAATTCTTAAAGCATTTAAGGATGAGTATGAAAAAGATTTAAAACACCCACTCCCATTAAACGGATTTATAGAATTTTTTGAAGATGCAGAAGAGAATGCAAAAAAGGCGGATGAGCTTATAGCTCAAGGCGTTTCCTTTGATGAAAAGCCTCTTTTGGGCCTGCCCATCGCAGTAAAAGACAATATCTCAATGGCAGGAAAGCTTTGCACATGCTGCAGCCGCTCATTACAAGGCTACTATGCTCCATACAATGCAACGGTAATAGACCGCTTATTGGAAGCGGGAGCCGTTTTAATGGGAAGAATAAATATGGACGAACTCGCTATGGGTTCTTCAACCGAATTTTCATGCTACGGCCCGTCAAGGAATCCCGTTGACAGGGCTAGAACTCCGGGCGGCAGCTCAGGAGGTTCGGCTGCAGTAGTTGCAGGAAATCAAGCGCCCTTTTCTTTAGGAACTGAAACAGGCGGCTCTGTCCGTCTTCCGGCTTCTTATTGCGGAATTTACGGCCTTAAACCGACTTATGGGCTTTTTAGCAGGTACGGGGTAGTTGCCTTCAGCTCTTCCCTTGACCAAGTCGGCCTTTTCGGAAAAGAAGCCGCCGATATAGCCCTCGGTCTCGCCGTGATGGCAGGGAAGGACGAAAAGGACGAAACTTCGGAAGAAGCCGATTTTTCTTCATTATTAAAACTATCTGCCTACTCAAAAGAAGAAATAGCCTCATTAAAGATTGCAATCCCCAAGGAATTCTTAAATACCCAAGGCTTAGATCCGGAAGTAAAACAGGTTTTTGACGAACTCTGCGCTTGGCTTACCAAAAACGGAGCAAACCTTGAAGAAGTTTCCATACCTGTTTTGGAGGCTTCCATTCCGACATATTATACCCTTGCAATCTCGGAAGCAGCAAGCAATCTTTCACGCATAGACGGAATAAGATTCGGCCTCCGCAAAGATACCGGCAAGGGAAATGACGAGCTTTATATTCAAACAAGAAGCGAAGGCTTCGGCCCCGAAGTTAAAAGACGAATTATAACCGGCAACTATGTTCTTTCAAAAGAATTTTCAGGAGACTGTTACGAAAAAAGCTTGAACGTAAGGGCAAAAATAGCTCAGGGCGTAAATGAGGTTTTACAAAAATACGACTTTATAATCTGCCCTACGGCTCCGGCCCCGGCCTTTAAGCTTAACGAAAAAGTAGACGATCCTATCGCTATGTACCTTTCGGACCTTTTTACAACCTTTGTAAACCTTGCCCGTATTCCGTCCCTTTCGGTTCCGGCAGGAAAAACAAAGGCAGGTCTTCCGGTAGGCATTCAGTTTTGCGGAAAGAAATTTTCTGAAGACCGTATCTTAAAACTTGCAAAGGCCTGGGAGGAACAAAATGCTTAA
- the gatC gene encoding Asp-tRNA(Asn)/Glu-tRNA(Gln) amidotransferase subunit GatC — protein MEKNSNKISKEVFSTLLYLSRLSLGEQEEARLSGQVNNLVGYFEILDKFADSSLDSSMYAKHSETDLRSSEVKEGLAQSDLKKMTSEYMDNYFRVPKVLGSGA, from the coding sequence ATGGAAAAAAATAGCAATAAAATATCAAAAGAAGTCTTTTCGACACTTTTGTATCTTTCCCGCCTTTCTTTAGGTGAACAGGAAGAAGCCCGCTTATCGGGACAGGTAAATAACTTGGTAGGTTATTTTGAAATCTTGGATAAATTTGCGGACAGCAGTTTGGATTCTTCGATGTATGCCAAACACAGTGAAACAGACTTACGCTCCTCTGAAGTAAAAGAAGGTCTTGCTCAAAGCGATCTTAAAAAAATGACTTCGGAATATATGGATAATTATTTTAGGGTTCCGAAGGTTTTGGGCTCAGGAGCCTAA
- a CDS encoding His/Gly/Thr/Pro-type tRNA ligase C-terminal domain-containing protein produces MAASRKRNACKKIICYKFYSRERLGRKWQCGTVQVDMNLPERFDISYVNESNQKERPIMIHRALFGSIERFLGILIEQHAGHLPFWLSPSQIVIATINESVTDYANDIMNKLKSCGLNVSVDDRNEKIGYKVREHSVAKVNIIVTIGDKEKSENMITFRELGENENKKMSLDDFVKYVCNLSQMPSMGM; encoded by the coding sequence TTGGCTGCCTCTCGAAAACGGAATGCTTGTAAAAAAATTATTTGTTACAAATTTTACAGCAGGGAAAGGCTGGGAAGAAAATGGCAGTGTGGAACGGTTCAAGTTGATATGAATTTACCGGAAAGATTTGATATTTCGTATGTAAATGAATCAAATCAAAAAGAACGACCAATAATGATACACAGGGCATTATTCGGGTCAATTGAACGTTTCTTGGGTATATTAATTGAACAACATGCTGGTCATTTACCATTTTGGTTATCCCCATCACAAATTGTAATTGCGACAATTAATGAATCTGTAACTGATTATGCAAATGATATTATGAATAAATTAAAATCATGCGGGTTAAATGTGTCTGTTGATGATCGTAATGAAAAAATTGGATACAAAGTTCGTGAACATTCCGTTGCTAAAGTTAATATAATTGTAACAATCGGGGATAAAGAAAAATCTGAAAATATGATAACATTCAGGGAATTAGGAGAAAACGAAAATAAAAAAATGTCACTTGATGATTTTGTAAAATATGTTTGTAATTTGTCACAAATGCCATCAATGGGCATGTAG